The DNA region GAACGTTTCTGCGAGGCGAGATCAGCCTTTAGCCGCGAACGCGCTCTCGGGCCAGGGCGCGATCACGGGCGCGGGGGAGTGAGCACTCGATCTCGCGCTGGCGGGGGCGGGAACTCCACTCGATGTCGGTGGCCCAGATGTCGCGTGAGCGGACCTTTCGGCGTGGGAAGTCGGTGATGACTCTGTACTCGCCGAGGGTGGCGAAGTCCACCACCAGGTCGAGGCTTTTCACAAAACGATTTTCGGGGGAAGGCTTCATCAGTTCGATTCCTATCTGAGCTGGTCGACGGAACGTATGTTCGTATGTTGCGATTTGGCTCGGACGGAAAAAGCGAACAGTTGTTCGTGCCGCTAGTTTCTTCGCCGAAATGACCGAGGAACCCCTTGCACCCGCGGTTTGCGCGAGATGCAACGCTGCCATTGATCCGTCAGATCACTTCCAGGTGATGGCGACTGACGACGTGCGAACGGCAGTTCTTTGCCGATCGGAGCACATTGTTGCCTGGGTTTTGCGCGGGGCACAGTGGCAGGTCGATCGACCTTGGGAGATTGAGCCGGACACACGATCAGCGACGGGGGCGGTCAAAGTGAAGCGCGCGCGCTCCGGCCAGATCATCGAGCGAGATTTTGACAGCGCGGAAGAACTGCGCGCCTGGGCTTCGGCAGGCGCATTCTGGTCGCAGGAGTGATATTTCGATGAATGCGAAGGGTTGAGCCGGATGGCAGCCGAATATCCAACTGGTGACTGTTAGCCTAAAAAATTCACTCGAGAACGGCGTTGTCGAGCCCAAGGTGAGCCGGAGCGCTCGCCAGACACTTCGCCAAGGAGACCGCAAGGTGCAAAAGCTTGTAATCGAAGGCGGCCAGCCGCTGTCAGGGACGGTGATTCCGGCCGGTAACAAGAACGCCGCACTGCCGTGCATCGCGGCGGCGCTGCTCACCGACCAGGAAGTCGTGCTTGAGAACGTGCCGCGGATTCGCGACGTGGACGCGATGCTCGCACTGCTTGAGAATCTTGGAGTGACGATTGAGTGGCGAGACGATCACGAATTGGTGATGAACGCCTCGGGCGTAGACCACCAGGACGTTGACAAGGACCTCGCAAACAAGATTCGCGCGTCGTTCCTACTTGCTGGGCCGCTGCTCGCGCGCTTTGGTCGAGCGGAGATGCCTCCTCCTGGCGGCGACGTGATCGGGCGCCGCCGCCTCGATCCGCACCTCGATGCCTTTCGAGCGCTGGGCGCTGAAGTTGACGTGGACCGATGGATCACACTGTCTGCTCCGAACGGTCTCAAGCCATGTGATTTCATGATGGACGAACCATCCGTGATGGCCACGGAGAACGCATTGCTTGCCGCCGCCATGACTGACGGCGAAACGATCATTCGGAACGCAGCGAGCGAGCCGCACGTGCAGAACCTCGCGCGCATGCTCGAGTCAATGGGCGTACAGATCACCGGCATCGGCTCCAACGTGATGCACGTCCACGGCGCGACCCACCTCAGCGGAACGCGTCATCGCATCTCGCCCGATCACATTGAAGTCGGCAGCTTCATCGCCCTTGCGGCGGCCACCGGCGGAGAAATGCGCATCATGGATTCTGCGCCCGCCGACTTGCGAATGACTCGGCTCGGCTTTGAGCGACTGGGCGTGAAGATCGAATTCGACGGCGACGACACGATCGTTCCGGCCAACCAGGAAATGATCGTCAGGAACGATGCCGGCGAGATGATGCCGAAGATCGAAGACGGCCCGTGGCCGGCCTTTCCGGCCGACCTCACGAGTATTGCGCTCGCGCTTGCAACGCAGTCGCACGGCAGCGTGATGATCCACGAGAAGATGTTCGAGAACCGCCTCTTCTTCGTTGACAAGCTCGTCGCCATGGGTGCGAACATCACGCTTTGCGACCCGCACCGCGCAATCGTCATCGGCCGGGCCCGGCTCCGCGGTGAACGTCTTGAGAGTCCGGATATTCGTGCCGGTATGGCATTGCTCATCGCGGCGCTCTGCGCCAAGGGGACTTCTGAAATCGGCAACATTCGGCAGATTGACCGCGGCTACGAGAGCATCGATCAGCGACTGCGTGATCTCGGTGCTCATATCGAGCGCGTCTCTACCGAACCCGTTCACGCCTAGTCTTTCCAAGCGATGAGTTCGGCAGAAACCACCCAGTCGGGCGGCGCGAGCGCGCCTGAGACAATTCCGGTCCCAATGGGAACGCGCGATGTGCTGCCCGAAGAGATGGCAGAACTGCGCGAGATTTCTGGTCGAGCGCTGAAGGTTTTCACGAACGCTGGTTATGGTGAGATCGCGACGCCCGCCCTAGAGTACGAAGAGACGATGCGCCTCGCTGGCGCCGACGCAGCAGAAAACGTCTATCGGGTGCCTGACAAGGATGGCCAGGTCCTCACGCTGCGCTTTGACTCGACGGTTCCGATTGCCCGGCTTGCTGCAACGCGGTATCGCACCGTCGAGCCGCCACTTCGCTTCTGTTACATGCAGCACGTCTATCGCGCGATCGAGCCCAAGCGCGCCGAGTCGCGGCAGTTCCTCCAGATCGGGATGGAGCTGCTTGGGCTGCCGGCGCAAGCTGGCGACGCCGAGGCGATCGAGGTTCTTGTTTCGGTGCTGCGCGAGAGCGGACTGAGCGACTTCAAGATCGCCGTCGGCGACGTGAATTTCTTTGCCAAGCGCCTTGCTGCGGCCGGGATCATCGGCGCGGCCAAGGACCAGATTGTCCACGAAATGCACACTCGGGACCTCGTCGGCTACCGTCGCGAGCTTGCCACGAGCAGCGTCTCACCGGCCGATCAGGAGGCGCTCGAGGCGTTGGCGATTGCCCGCGGTGGTCGAGCCCTGCTCGAAGACGAGGGCGCCGAAGAACTTCTGAAGCTCGATGACCTCTTGGCGGCCGCCGACGTCGCCGACCAGGTGATCTACGACCTTGGTCTTGTGCGTCCGCTCAGCTACTACACCGGCACGGTGCTCGAGGTCTTTGCACCCAGCAGTGGATTCCCGCTCGGCGGCGGCGGACGCTACGACAATCTGGTCGGCCGCTTTGGTCGCGACCTCGCCGCGTTTGGTTTCTCGCTCAACCTCGAGCGGCTCCACCTCGCCGTTCTCGCAGAGCAGGAGACGAAATCCTGATGGCCGATCAGCGCGTGATTGCCGCAGTTCCGCGTGGGACGCTCATGCCGAAGAGCCTTGACCTGCTTGAAGGCATCGGTTACGACGTCACCGAAGTGCGTGAGAACGACCGCAAGCTGTTCTTCGACTCCCAGGGAATCATCACGATGCGTCCGAGCGACGTCGCGACCTACGTCGAGCGCGGCGTCGCAGACATCGGCATCGTTGGCAAAGACGTCCTGATGGAGCAGTCTGATCGCGATCTGTACGAGGTCCTCGATCTTGATTTCGGCGCCTGTCGCATGATTGTCGCCGTCGTCGAGGGCAACGAGCACGCCTCCGAGGAACAGCTTCGCCGTCGCGGTACGCTGCGCGTCGCCACCAAGTACCCGAAGATCGCCCAGAAGCATTTTGGCCAGACCGGGCGTCAGGTCGAACTGGTTGAAGTCAAGGGCTCGGTTGAGCTTGCCGCGATTGCCGGCATGGCCGACGCGATTGTGGACCTGACGGCGACGGGAATAACTCTTCGCGAGAATGGCCTCGTGATCACAGAAGAGATCGTCGAATGCACTGCGCGGTTGATTGTCAACCCGGGGGCGTATCGCCTGAAGTCCGAAGAGATCGACCGCGTGGTCGCGGAACTGTCCGCGCTCGTCGCGTTGAACGCGGAAGCCTGAGAGGGTTGACGCGTGCCGATCAAACGATTCAGTTCGGACGCAACCGCGAGCGACATTCGCGCGCTCTCACCTGATCCGCCGGTCGAAGCAGTTGCCGAGATCCTCGCCGCCGTCAGATCACGCGGCGACGAAGCGCTGTTGGAATTCGAGACGAAGTTTGGCGGCGCGGTCGCAGTTGGGAAGATCCGTGTTGCCCAGGAAGCGATCGACGCCGCGCCGGGAAGAGTCGACATCGATCTGCTTCAGGCGCTCAAGCTCGCGATCGGCAACGTGCGCGAAGTTGCCAGTGCGCACTTGAGCGATAAAGAGTCCGTCACGCTTCCTCAAGGGCACAGGGTCTCGTACCGGACTATTCCGTTGAGTCGTGCTGCGGCCTATGTGCCCGGTGGCCGCGGGTCGTATCCGTCAACCGCCGTGATGTGTTTGACAACCGCGGTCGCCGCCGGGGTAGGAGGCGTCTGCGTGCTGAGTCCTGCGCGCGAGCACGGCGAAGTGGACGGCGCGGTACTTGCTGTCTGCTCCTTGCTCGGGGTGGACGAGGTCTATGCGATAGGCGGCGCGCAGGCGATTGCGGCCGCGGCTTATGGAACTGAAACGATCCCAGCTGTCGACGTCATCGTCGGACCTGGCAATTCGTACGTACAGGAAGCCAAGCGGCAGCTCGTCGGCCGAGTCGGTATCGATTCAGTGGCCGGGCCGAGCGAGCTCGTGATTGTCGCTGATGCGTTTGCCGA from Solirubrobacterales bacterium includes:
- a CDS encoding ATP phosphoribosyltransferase — its product is MADQRVIAAVPRGTLMPKSLDLLEGIGYDVTEVRENDRKLFFDSQGIITMRPSDVATYVERGVADIGIVGKDVLMEQSDRDLYEVLDLDFGACRMIVAVVEGNEHASEEQLRRRGTLRVATKYPKIAQKHFGQTGRQVELVEVKGSVELAAIAGMADAIVDLTATGITLRENGLVITEEIVECTARLIVNPGAYRLKSEEIDRVVAELSALVALNAEA
- a CDS encoding ATP phosphoribosyltransferase regulatory subunit, whose translation is MSSAETTQSGGASAPETIPVPMGTRDVLPEEMAELREISGRALKVFTNAGYGEIATPALEYEETMRLAGADAAENVYRVPDKDGQVLTLRFDSTVPIARLAATRYRTVEPPLRFCYMQHVYRAIEPKRAESRQFLQIGMELLGLPAQAGDAEAIEVLVSVLRESGLSDFKIAVGDVNFFAKRLAAAGIIGAAKDQIVHEMHTRDLVGYRRELATSSVSPADQEALEALAIARGGRALLEDEGAEELLKLDDLLAAADVADQVIYDLGLVRPLSYYTGTVLEVFAPSSGFPLGGGGRYDNLVGRFGRDLAAFGFSLNLERLHLAVLAEQETKS
- the murA gene encoding UDP-N-acetylglucosamine 1-carboxyvinyltransferase gives rise to the protein MQKLVIEGGQPLSGTVIPAGNKNAALPCIAAALLTDQEVVLENVPRIRDVDAMLALLENLGVTIEWRDDHELVMNASGVDHQDVDKDLANKIRASFLLAGPLLARFGRAEMPPPGGDVIGRRRLDPHLDAFRALGAEVDVDRWITLSAPNGLKPCDFMMDEPSVMATENALLAAAMTDGETIIRNAASEPHVQNLARMLESMGVQITGIGSNVMHVHGATHLSGTRHRISPDHIEVGSFIALAAATGGEMRIMDSAPADLRMTRLGFERLGVKIEFDGDDTIVPANQEMIVRNDAGEMMPKIEDGPWPAFPADLTSIALALATQSHGSVMIHEKMFENRLFFVDKLVAMGANITLCDPHRAIVIGRARLRGERLESPDIRAGMALLIAALCAKGTSEIGNIRQIDRGYESIDQRLRDLGAHIERVSTEPVHA
- the hisD gene encoding histidinol dehydrogenase — protein: MRALSPDPPVEAVAEILAAVRSRGDEALLEFETKFGGAVAVGKIRVAQEAIDAAPGRVDIDLLQALKLAIGNVREVASAHLSDKESVTLPQGHRVSYRTIPLSRAAAYVPGGRGSYPSTAVMCLTTAVAAGVGGVCVLSPAREHGEVDGAVLAVCSLLGVDEVYAIGGAQAIAAAAYGTETIPAVDVIVGPGNSYVQEAKRQLVGRVGIDSVAGPSELVIVADAFADPELVTLDLKAQGEHGPDSLVALISNDDELLDVVARGCEDIGAELALVRVEDLHRAVSLADEIAPEHLQLMVKAGVADELAVGIRNAGALFLGSNAATAFGDYVTGSNHVLPTGGAARYAGALSVATFRRRMAEVKVSDGAVGPLADAGATIARAEGFIWHAKSMEARKRD